The following proteins are encoded in a genomic region of Anabas testudineus chromosome 13, fAnaTes1.2, whole genome shotgun sequence:
- the rinl gene encoding ras and Rab interactor 2 isoform X1, whose product MAVHSAINGTTAIPWRSSRKRLTLLEQLRGCQEAWCPGAPWDRERAHSAICGTPAGCFLIVRDSATCQPSLLCVSTGGDNDTVLDYNIKSTGKVFQLSESRLSFSDLAQLVLFYSLTRDVLAICLSIPQWIYCVTDKNRNHLSQLEPTETWLRTPPEQQTDEMTHKEPSTVMCSIQLTSTNGALCIINPLYLREHGDDWLTHGTTAAQSATLPSNIRRERRLSTTRTWAGAGVQSKRAISLDQEPTAASIESSGLSRARSADSHFPLDFSTPAVPTGVVLRRPSKDSACSPPHRASTGSLTVFTQTSRGSNSPVSELQQHGSPVPMSPHRVSWIEDGVWLSPPRPSSLLQPPSFELDSLSISSIEEEQESQMPSAASHHASAHRLADKVIHRLSAVGQALGGLVSQKKRLINRVQELSERKGGSFAENVKGFVEMTLKKGVDLDGVTGSEFLQEVRSSLTSLRETLLDYPEIQALLDSITDLSDAEIESLVELSLHKVAVKPVSAHLYSCIHASRIKDGTLERLQSNLRVLEKNKVEELGASAGVGVPDSSSLERIQQKWTSMHEAYSPNKKVDILLKVCKSIYHGMSANASSAGTVFGADDFLPCLTWVLLRSDLTTLQIDTDYMMELLDPTQLQGEGGYYLTTLYASLYYISSFRPRMPARQLSVEAQHSLNQWHRRRTLHCDQSRRSKNRRTIRRQMCRDRGSQNSQTDTESKEESGSVDVDKSPQQAGSSTEGLPPLSEEKPRGQEVKDVSKTPSSASDCNEQGILSKQKDRQTLCAGEDEQTKN is encoded by the exons TGTTTCCTGATCGTTCGTGACTCTGCAACATGTCAGCCCAGCCTGCTGTGCGTGTCCACGGGAGGAGACAATGACACTGTTCTGGACTATAATATCAAGAGCACAGGCAAAG tCTTCCAACTGTCTGAATCtcgcctctctttctctgacttGGCTCAGTTGGTGCTCTTCTACTCTCTGACCAG GGATGTGTTGGCTATTTGTCTGTCTATTCCTCAGTGGATCTACTGTGTAACTGACAAGAACAGAAATCATCTCTCTCAGCTTGAACCCA CAGAAACCTGGCTCCGCACACCACCCGAACAACAGACTGATGAAATGACCCACAAGGAGCCAAGCACTGTAATGTGCTCCATACAG CTGACTTCCACAAACGGGGCCCTGTGTATTATCAATCCCCTCTACCTTCGTGAACATGGAGATGATTGGCTGACCCATGGGACAACTGCGGCACAGAGCGCCACCCTGCCATCAAATATCAGGCGAGAACGCCGCCTCAGCACCACCCGAACATGGGCAGGGGCAGGAGTACAAAGTAAACGAGCTATTTCATTGGACCAAGAACCCACTGCTGCCAGTATAGAAAGCTCAG GTCTGTCCAGAGCCAGGTCCGCTGATTCCCATTTTCCTCTAGATTTCTCAACACCAGCTGTTCCTACAGGTGTAGTTCTCAGGAGGCCCAGCAAAGATTCTGCATGCAGCCCCCCACACAGAGCGAGCACAGGGAGCCTGACTGTATTTACTCAAACCTCTAGAGGTTCAAATAGCCCAGTGTCCGAGCTGCAGCAACATGGCAGCCCCGTGCCCATGTCTCCTCACAGGGTGTCCTGGATCGAAGATGGAGTCTGGCTATCTCCGCCCAGGCCTTCCTCCCTGCTCCAGCCCCCATCCTTCGAGCTTGACTCGCTGTCAATCAGCAGCAtagaggaagagcaggaatcCCAAATGCCAAGCGCCGCTTCACACCACGCGTCAGCACACCGCTTAGCTGACAAGGTAATACATCGCCTCTCGGCGGTGGGTCAGGCTCTTGGTGGGCTGGTAAGTCAGAAGAAAAGACTGATCAATCGTGTGCAGGAGCTAAGTGAGAGAAAAGGCGGATCATTTGCAGAGAATGTGAAAGGATTTGTGGAGATGACGCTGAAGAAGGGGGTTGACCTTGATGGGGTCACGGGGTCAGAGTTCTTACAGGAAGTGAGGTCATCTCTTACATCACTGAGGGAAACATTGTTGGACTATCCAGAAATCCAGGCATTGTTGGACAGTATTACCGACCTAAGTGATGCAGAGATAG AGTCACTGGTGGAGCTCTCCCTCCACAAAGTGGCTGTGAAGCCTGTCTCTGCACACCTCTACTCCTGCATACACGCCTCCCGGATCAAAGACGGTACCTTGGAGCGTCTCCAGAGCAACCTACGTGTGCTGGAAAAGAACAAGGTGGAGGAATTAGGGGCGTCGGCAGGAGTTGGTGTTCCGGACAGTTCCAGCCTTGAGCGGATCCAGCAGAAGTGGACTAGCATGCATGAAGCCTACTCCCCAAACAAGAAGGTCGACATTCTTCTCAAAGTCTGCAAGAGCATCTATCACGGCATGAGTGCTAATGCCAGCTCAG CAGGTACAGTGTTTGGAGCAGATGATTTCCTGCCCTGCCTCACATGGGTGCTGCTCCGTAGCGATTTGACCACCTTACAGATAGACACAGACTACATGATGGAGCTGCTGGATCCCACACAGCTGCAGGGAGAGG GTGGCTACTACCTTACAACGCTATATGCCTCTCTCTACTACATCAGCAGTTTCCGACCACGAATGCCTGCTCGGCAGCTCAGTGTGGAAGCCCAACACTCCCTTAACCAGTGGCATCGCAGGCGCACCCTGCACTGCGACCAGTCTCGTCGCAGCAAGAACCGACGGACCATTCGCAGGCAGATGTGTCGGGACAGGGGCTCGCAGAACTCACAGACAGATACTGAGAGCAAAGAGGAAAGTGGTTCTGTAGATGTTGACAAGTCACCGCAGCAGGCAGGAAGCAGCACAGAGGGTCTGCCACCGCTCAGTGAAGAGAAACCAAGAGGACAAGAGGTCAAGGATGTATCAAAGACACCCTCTTCAGCATCAGACTGTAATGAGCAAGGCATACTGagtaaacagaaagacagacagactctATGCGCAGGAGAAGATGAACAGACCAAAAATTAA
- the rinl gene encoding ras and Rab interactor 2 isoform X2, with protein MAVHSAINGTTAIPWRSSRKRLTLLEQLRGCQEAWCPGAPWDRERAHSAICGTPAGCFLIVRDSATCQPSLLCVSTGGDNDTVLDYNIKSTGKVFQLSESRLSFSDLAQLVLFYSLTRDVLAICLSIPQWIYCVTDKNRNHLSQLEPKTWLRTPPEQQTDEMTHKEPSTVMCSIQLTSTNGALCIINPLYLREHGDDWLTHGTTAAQSATLPSNIRRERRLSTTRTWAGAGVQSKRAISLDQEPTAASIESSGLSRARSADSHFPLDFSTPAVPTGVVLRRPSKDSACSPPHRASTGSLTVFTQTSRGSNSPVSELQQHGSPVPMSPHRVSWIEDGVWLSPPRPSSLLQPPSFELDSLSISSIEEEQESQMPSAASHHASAHRLADKVIHRLSAVGQALGGLVSQKKRLINRVQELSERKGGSFAENVKGFVEMTLKKGVDLDGVTGSEFLQEVRSSLTSLRETLLDYPEIQALLDSITDLSDAEIESLVELSLHKVAVKPVSAHLYSCIHASRIKDGTLERLQSNLRVLEKNKVEELGASAGVGVPDSSSLERIQQKWTSMHEAYSPNKKVDILLKVCKSIYHGMSANASSAGTVFGADDFLPCLTWVLLRSDLTTLQIDTDYMMELLDPTQLQGEGGYYLTTLYASLYYISSFRPRMPARQLSVEAQHSLNQWHRRRTLHCDQSRRSKNRRTIRRQMCRDRGSQNSQTDTESKEESGSVDVDKSPQQAGSSTEGLPPLSEEKPRGQEVKDVSKTPSSASDCNEQGILSKQKDRQTLCAGEDEQTKN; from the exons TGTTTCCTGATCGTTCGTGACTCTGCAACATGTCAGCCCAGCCTGCTGTGCGTGTCCACGGGAGGAGACAATGACACTGTTCTGGACTATAATATCAAGAGCACAGGCAAAG tCTTCCAACTGTCTGAATCtcgcctctctttctctgacttGGCTCAGTTGGTGCTCTTCTACTCTCTGACCAG GGATGTGTTGGCTATTTGTCTGTCTATTCCTCAGTGGATCTACTGTGTAACTGACAAGAACAGAAATCATCTCTCTCAGCTTGAACCCA AAACCTGGCTCCGCACACCACCCGAACAACAGACTGATGAAATGACCCACAAGGAGCCAAGCACTGTAATGTGCTCCATACAG CTGACTTCCACAAACGGGGCCCTGTGTATTATCAATCCCCTCTACCTTCGTGAACATGGAGATGATTGGCTGACCCATGGGACAACTGCGGCACAGAGCGCCACCCTGCCATCAAATATCAGGCGAGAACGCCGCCTCAGCACCACCCGAACATGGGCAGGGGCAGGAGTACAAAGTAAACGAGCTATTTCATTGGACCAAGAACCCACTGCTGCCAGTATAGAAAGCTCAG GTCTGTCCAGAGCCAGGTCCGCTGATTCCCATTTTCCTCTAGATTTCTCAACACCAGCTGTTCCTACAGGTGTAGTTCTCAGGAGGCCCAGCAAAGATTCTGCATGCAGCCCCCCACACAGAGCGAGCACAGGGAGCCTGACTGTATTTACTCAAACCTCTAGAGGTTCAAATAGCCCAGTGTCCGAGCTGCAGCAACATGGCAGCCCCGTGCCCATGTCTCCTCACAGGGTGTCCTGGATCGAAGATGGAGTCTGGCTATCTCCGCCCAGGCCTTCCTCCCTGCTCCAGCCCCCATCCTTCGAGCTTGACTCGCTGTCAATCAGCAGCAtagaggaagagcaggaatcCCAAATGCCAAGCGCCGCTTCACACCACGCGTCAGCACACCGCTTAGCTGACAAGGTAATACATCGCCTCTCGGCGGTGGGTCAGGCTCTTGGTGGGCTGGTAAGTCAGAAGAAAAGACTGATCAATCGTGTGCAGGAGCTAAGTGAGAGAAAAGGCGGATCATTTGCAGAGAATGTGAAAGGATTTGTGGAGATGACGCTGAAGAAGGGGGTTGACCTTGATGGGGTCACGGGGTCAGAGTTCTTACAGGAAGTGAGGTCATCTCTTACATCACTGAGGGAAACATTGTTGGACTATCCAGAAATCCAGGCATTGTTGGACAGTATTACCGACCTAAGTGATGCAGAGATAG AGTCACTGGTGGAGCTCTCCCTCCACAAAGTGGCTGTGAAGCCTGTCTCTGCACACCTCTACTCCTGCATACACGCCTCCCGGATCAAAGACGGTACCTTGGAGCGTCTCCAGAGCAACCTACGTGTGCTGGAAAAGAACAAGGTGGAGGAATTAGGGGCGTCGGCAGGAGTTGGTGTTCCGGACAGTTCCAGCCTTGAGCGGATCCAGCAGAAGTGGACTAGCATGCATGAAGCCTACTCCCCAAACAAGAAGGTCGACATTCTTCTCAAAGTCTGCAAGAGCATCTATCACGGCATGAGTGCTAATGCCAGCTCAG CAGGTACAGTGTTTGGAGCAGATGATTTCCTGCCCTGCCTCACATGGGTGCTGCTCCGTAGCGATTTGACCACCTTACAGATAGACACAGACTACATGATGGAGCTGCTGGATCCCACACAGCTGCAGGGAGAGG GTGGCTACTACCTTACAACGCTATATGCCTCTCTCTACTACATCAGCAGTTTCCGACCACGAATGCCTGCTCGGCAGCTCAGTGTGGAAGCCCAACACTCCCTTAACCAGTGGCATCGCAGGCGCACCCTGCACTGCGACCAGTCTCGTCGCAGCAAGAACCGACGGACCATTCGCAGGCAGATGTGTCGGGACAGGGGCTCGCAGAACTCACAGACAGATACTGAGAGCAAAGAGGAAAGTGGTTCTGTAGATGTTGACAAGTCACCGCAGCAGGCAGGAAGCAGCACAGAGGGTCTGCCACCGCTCAGTGAAGAGAAACCAAGAGGACAAGAGGTCAAGGATGTATCAAAGACACCCTCTTCAGCATCAGACTGTAATGAGCAAGGCATACTGagtaaacagaaagacagacagactctATGCGCAGGAGAAGATGAACAGACCAAAAATTAA
- the rinl gene encoding ras and Rab interactor 2 isoform X4 has protein sequence MAVHSAINGTTAIPWRSSRKRLTLLEQLRGCQEAWCPGAPWDRERAHSAICGTPAGCFLIVRDSATCQPSLLCVSTGGDNDTVLDYNIKSTGKVFQLSESRLSFSDLAQLVLFYSLTRDVLAICLSIPQWIYCVTDKNRNHLSQLEPKTWLRTPPEQQTDEMTHKEPSTVMCSIQLTSTNGALCIINPLYLREHGDDWLTHGTTAAQSATLPSNIRRERRLSTTRTWAGAGVQSKRAISLDQEPTAASIESSGLSRARSADSHFPLDFSTPAVPTGVVLRRPSKDSACSPPHRASTGSLTVFTQTSRGSNSPVSELQQHGSPVPMSPHRVSWIEDGVWLSPPRPSSLLQPPSFELDSLSISSIEEEQESQMPSAASHHASAHRLADKVIHRLSAVGQALGGLVSQKKRLINRVQELSERKGGSFAENVKGFVEMTLKKGVDLDGVTGSEFLQEVRSSLTSLRETLLDYPEIQALLDSITDLSDAEIESLVELSLHKVAVKPVSAHLYSCIHASRIKDGTLERLQSNLRVLEKNKVEELGASAGVGVPDSSSLERIQQKWTSMHEAYSPNKKVDILLKVCKSIYHGMSANASSGTVFGADDFLPCLTWVLLRSDLTTLQIDTDYMMELLDPTQLQGEGGYYLTTLYASLYYISSFRPRMPARQLSVEAQHSLNQWHRRRTLHCDQSRRSKNRRTIRRQMCRDRGSQNSQTDTESKEESGSVDVDKSPQQAGSSTEGLPPLSEEKPRGQEVKDVSKTPSSASDCNEQGILSKQKDRQTLCAGEDEQTKN, from the exons TGTTTCCTGATCGTTCGTGACTCTGCAACATGTCAGCCCAGCCTGCTGTGCGTGTCCACGGGAGGAGACAATGACACTGTTCTGGACTATAATATCAAGAGCACAGGCAAAG tCTTCCAACTGTCTGAATCtcgcctctctttctctgacttGGCTCAGTTGGTGCTCTTCTACTCTCTGACCAG GGATGTGTTGGCTATTTGTCTGTCTATTCCTCAGTGGATCTACTGTGTAACTGACAAGAACAGAAATCATCTCTCTCAGCTTGAACCCA AAACCTGGCTCCGCACACCACCCGAACAACAGACTGATGAAATGACCCACAAGGAGCCAAGCACTGTAATGTGCTCCATACAG CTGACTTCCACAAACGGGGCCCTGTGTATTATCAATCCCCTCTACCTTCGTGAACATGGAGATGATTGGCTGACCCATGGGACAACTGCGGCACAGAGCGCCACCCTGCCATCAAATATCAGGCGAGAACGCCGCCTCAGCACCACCCGAACATGGGCAGGGGCAGGAGTACAAAGTAAACGAGCTATTTCATTGGACCAAGAACCCACTGCTGCCAGTATAGAAAGCTCAG GTCTGTCCAGAGCCAGGTCCGCTGATTCCCATTTTCCTCTAGATTTCTCAACACCAGCTGTTCCTACAGGTGTAGTTCTCAGGAGGCCCAGCAAAGATTCTGCATGCAGCCCCCCACACAGAGCGAGCACAGGGAGCCTGACTGTATTTACTCAAACCTCTAGAGGTTCAAATAGCCCAGTGTCCGAGCTGCAGCAACATGGCAGCCCCGTGCCCATGTCTCCTCACAGGGTGTCCTGGATCGAAGATGGAGTCTGGCTATCTCCGCCCAGGCCTTCCTCCCTGCTCCAGCCCCCATCCTTCGAGCTTGACTCGCTGTCAATCAGCAGCAtagaggaagagcaggaatcCCAAATGCCAAGCGCCGCTTCACACCACGCGTCAGCACACCGCTTAGCTGACAAGGTAATACATCGCCTCTCGGCGGTGGGTCAGGCTCTTGGTGGGCTGGTAAGTCAGAAGAAAAGACTGATCAATCGTGTGCAGGAGCTAAGTGAGAGAAAAGGCGGATCATTTGCAGAGAATGTGAAAGGATTTGTGGAGATGACGCTGAAGAAGGGGGTTGACCTTGATGGGGTCACGGGGTCAGAGTTCTTACAGGAAGTGAGGTCATCTCTTACATCACTGAGGGAAACATTGTTGGACTATCCAGAAATCCAGGCATTGTTGGACAGTATTACCGACCTAAGTGATGCAGAGATAG AGTCACTGGTGGAGCTCTCCCTCCACAAAGTGGCTGTGAAGCCTGTCTCTGCACACCTCTACTCCTGCATACACGCCTCCCGGATCAAAGACGGTACCTTGGAGCGTCTCCAGAGCAACCTACGTGTGCTGGAAAAGAACAAGGTGGAGGAATTAGGGGCGTCGGCAGGAGTTGGTGTTCCGGACAGTTCCAGCCTTGAGCGGATCCAGCAGAAGTGGACTAGCATGCATGAAGCCTACTCCCCAAACAAGAAGGTCGACATTCTTCTCAAAGTCTGCAAGAGCATCTATCACGGCATGAGTGCTAATGCCAGCTCAG GTACAGTGTTTGGAGCAGATGATTTCCTGCCCTGCCTCACATGGGTGCTGCTCCGTAGCGATTTGACCACCTTACAGATAGACACAGACTACATGATGGAGCTGCTGGATCCCACACAGCTGCAGGGAGAGG GTGGCTACTACCTTACAACGCTATATGCCTCTCTCTACTACATCAGCAGTTTCCGACCACGAATGCCTGCTCGGCAGCTCAGTGTGGAAGCCCAACACTCCCTTAACCAGTGGCATCGCAGGCGCACCCTGCACTGCGACCAGTCTCGTCGCAGCAAGAACCGACGGACCATTCGCAGGCAGATGTGTCGGGACAGGGGCTCGCAGAACTCACAGACAGATACTGAGAGCAAAGAGGAAAGTGGTTCTGTAGATGTTGACAAGTCACCGCAGCAGGCAGGAAGCAGCACAGAGGGTCTGCCACCGCTCAGTGAAGAGAAACCAAGAGGACAAGAGGTCAAGGATGTATCAAAGACACCCTCTTCAGCATCAGACTGTAATGAGCAAGGCATACTGagtaaacagaaagacagacagactctATGCGCAGGAGAAGATGAACAGACCAAAAATTAA
- the rinl gene encoding ras and Rab interactor 2 isoform X3 — protein sequence MAVHSAINGTTAIPWRSSRKRLTLLEQLRGCQEAWCPGAPWDRERAHSAICGTPAGCFLIVRDSATCQPSLLCVSTGGDNDTVLDYNIKSTGKVFQLSESRLSFSDLAQLVLFYSLTRDVLAICLSIPQWIYCVTDKNRNHLSQLEPTETWLRTPPEQQTDEMTHKEPSTVMCSIQLTSTNGALCIINPLYLREHGDDWLTHGTTAAQSATLPSNIRRERRLSTTRTWAGAGVQSKRAISLDQEPTAASIESSGLSRARSADSHFPLDFSTPAVPTGVVLRRPSKDSACSPPHRASTGSLTVFTQTSRGSNSPVSELQQHGSPVPMSPHRVSWIEDGVWLSPPRPSSLLQPPSFELDSLSISSIEEEQESQMPSAASHHASAHRLADKVIHRLSAVGQALGGLVSQKKRLINRVQELSERKGGSFAENVKGFVEMTLKKGVDLDGVTGSEFLQEVRSSLTSLRETLLDYPEIQALLDSITDLSDAEIESLVELSLHKVAVKPVSAHLYSCIHASRIKDGTLERLQSNLRVLEKNKVEELGASAGVGVPDSSSLERIQQKWTSMHEAYSPNKKVDILLKVCKSIYHGMSANASSGTVFGADDFLPCLTWVLLRSDLTTLQIDTDYMMELLDPTQLQGEGGYYLTTLYASLYYISSFRPRMPARQLSVEAQHSLNQWHRRRTLHCDQSRRSKNRRTIRRQMCRDRGSQNSQTDTESKEESGSVDVDKSPQQAGSSTEGLPPLSEEKPRGQEVKDVSKTPSSASDCNEQGILSKQKDRQTLCAGEDEQTKN from the exons TGTTTCCTGATCGTTCGTGACTCTGCAACATGTCAGCCCAGCCTGCTGTGCGTGTCCACGGGAGGAGACAATGACACTGTTCTGGACTATAATATCAAGAGCACAGGCAAAG tCTTCCAACTGTCTGAATCtcgcctctctttctctgacttGGCTCAGTTGGTGCTCTTCTACTCTCTGACCAG GGATGTGTTGGCTATTTGTCTGTCTATTCCTCAGTGGATCTACTGTGTAACTGACAAGAACAGAAATCATCTCTCTCAGCTTGAACCCA CAGAAACCTGGCTCCGCACACCACCCGAACAACAGACTGATGAAATGACCCACAAGGAGCCAAGCACTGTAATGTGCTCCATACAG CTGACTTCCACAAACGGGGCCCTGTGTATTATCAATCCCCTCTACCTTCGTGAACATGGAGATGATTGGCTGACCCATGGGACAACTGCGGCACAGAGCGCCACCCTGCCATCAAATATCAGGCGAGAACGCCGCCTCAGCACCACCCGAACATGGGCAGGGGCAGGAGTACAAAGTAAACGAGCTATTTCATTGGACCAAGAACCCACTGCTGCCAGTATAGAAAGCTCAG GTCTGTCCAGAGCCAGGTCCGCTGATTCCCATTTTCCTCTAGATTTCTCAACACCAGCTGTTCCTACAGGTGTAGTTCTCAGGAGGCCCAGCAAAGATTCTGCATGCAGCCCCCCACACAGAGCGAGCACAGGGAGCCTGACTGTATTTACTCAAACCTCTAGAGGTTCAAATAGCCCAGTGTCCGAGCTGCAGCAACATGGCAGCCCCGTGCCCATGTCTCCTCACAGGGTGTCCTGGATCGAAGATGGAGTCTGGCTATCTCCGCCCAGGCCTTCCTCCCTGCTCCAGCCCCCATCCTTCGAGCTTGACTCGCTGTCAATCAGCAGCAtagaggaagagcaggaatcCCAAATGCCAAGCGCCGCTTCACACCACGCGTCAGCACACCGCTTAGCTGACAAGGTAATACATCGCCTCTCGGCGGTGGGTCAGGCTCTTGGTGGGCTGGTAAGTCAGAAGAAAAGACTGATCAATCGTGTGCAGGAGCTAAGTGAGAGAAAAGGCGGATCATTTGCAGAGAATGTGAAAGGATTTGTGGAGATGACGCTGAAGAAGGGGGTTGACCTTGATGGGGTCACGGGGTCAGAGTTCTTACAGGAAGTGAGGTCATCTCTTACATCACTGAGGGAAACATTGTTGGACTATCCAGAAATCCAGGCATTGTTGGACAGTATTACCGACCTAAGTGATGCAGAGATAG AGTCACTGGTGGAGCTCTCCCTCCACAAAGTGGCTGTGAAGCCTGTCTCTGCACACCTCTACTCCTGCATACACGCCTCCCGGATCAAAGACGGTACCTTGGAGCGTCTCCAGAGCAACCTACGTGTGCTGGAAAAGAACAAGGTGGAGGAATTAGGGGCGTCGGCAGGAGTTGGTGTTCCGGACAGTTCCAGCCTTGAGCGGATCCAGCAGAAGTGGACTAGCATGCATGAAGCCTACTCCCCAAACAAGAAGGTCGACATTCTTCTCAAAGTCTGCAAGAGCATCTATCACGGCATGAGTGCTAATGCCAGCTCAG GTACAGTGTTTGGAGCAGATGATTTCCTGCCCTGCCTCACATGGGTGCTGCTCCGTAGCGATTTGACCACCTTACAGATAGACACAGACTACATGATGGAGCTGCTGGATCCCACACAGCTGCAGGGAGAGG GTGGCTACTACCTTACAACGCTATATGCCTCTCTCTACTACATCAGCAGTTTCCGACCACGAATGCCTGCTCGGCAGCTCAGTGTGGAAGCCCAACACTCCCTTAACCAGTGGCATCGCAGGCGCACCCTGCACTGCGACCAGTCTCGTCGCAGCAAGAACCGACGGACCATTCGCAGGCAGATGTGTCGGGACAGGGGCTCGCAGAACTCACAGACAGATACTGAGAGCAAAGAGGAAAGTGGTTCTGTAGATGTTGACAAGTCACCGCAGCAGGCAGGAAGCAGCACAGAGGGTCTGCCACCGCTCAGTGAAGAGAAACCAAGAGGACAAGAGGTCAAGGATGTATCAAAGACACCCTCTTCAGCATCAGACTGTAATGAGCAAGGCATACTGagtaaacagaaagacagacagactctATGCGCAGGAGAAGATGAACAGACCAAAAATTAA